In Clostridia bacterium, the following are encoded in one genomic region:
- the dtd gene encoding D-aminoacyl-tRNA deacylase, translated as MRAVVQRVGSAWVRVRQENARGEEAGGKEVDGEMGRSAEVGRIGRGVLVLLGVTRSDGSDDVCYMADKITGLRVFDDAYGKMNLSLRDVGGSMLAVSQFTLYGDCRRGKRPSFTDAAPPDQAVVIYHEFIDAVRATGVHVETGVFRAEMEVGLVNHGPVTIILDSSRDF; from the coding sequence TTGAGGGCTGTTGTGCAGAGGGTCGGCAGCGCGTGGGTGAGAGTGCGCCAGGAGAACGCCCGGGGTGAAGAGGCTGGCGGCAAAGAGGTCGACGGTGAGATGGGGCGCAGTGCGGAGGTAGGGAGGATCGGCCGCGGCGTACTGGTGCTCCTCGGGGTGACTCGGTCGGATGGGTCTGATGATGTCTGCTACATGGCCGACAAGATCACGGGCCTTCGCGTATTCGATGATGCCTATGGCAAGATGAACCTCTCTCTTCGGGATGTGGGAGGCAGCATGCTTGCAGTCTCACAGTTCACGCTCTACGGCGATTGCCGGCGGGGCAAGCGGCCTAGCTTCACTGATGCTGCGCCTCCAGATCAGGCCGTCGTGATTTACCATGAGTTCATCGACGCGGTTCGAGCAACTGGAGTGCATGTGGAAACTGGGGTATTCAGAGCAGAGATGGAAGTGGGCCTGGTGAACCATGGACCTGTGACCATAATCCTCGACAGCTCCAGGGATTTCTAA
- a CDS encoding MBL fold metallo-hydrolase, with amino-acid sequence MAESENLRVQRMAVGPLSTNCYIVWRDGADEAAVIDPGAQAEGIVRALDSLGLRCGAIICTHGHPDHIGGVGELRRITGAKVHVGVKDAPMLACPIDTFRILARCGAGNDRLDADETLEDGETLHVGGVDFRILATPGHTPGGVCLWAPEDLVVFTGDTLFNMGVGRTDLEGGDEGALWKSIHDVLFPMDERTRVYPGHGAATTIGDEMAWNGPSR; translated from the coding sequence TTGGCGGAATCAGAGAATCTCAGGGTTCAGCGTATGGCTGTTGGCCCTCTCTCCACCAACTGCTACATAGTGTGGCGCGATGGGGCAGATGAGGCGGCGGTCATCGACCCGGGAGCGCAGGCCGAGGGTATAGTGAGAGCCCTGGATTCACTCGGCCTCAGATGTGGGGCAATCATATGCACTCATGGGCACCCCGACCACATCGGTGGAGTCGGAGAGCTTCGCCGGATCACAGGAGCGAAGGTGCATGTGGGAGTGAAAGATGCTCCCATGCTTGCGTGCCCAATCGACACCTTCCGCATCCTGGCTCGGTGCGGAGCAGGCAACGACAGGCTGGATGCGGATGAGACTCTTGAAGACGGGGAGACACTGCACGTTGGCGGCGTGGACTTCCGCATTCTGGCCACGCCTGGCCACACTCCTGGAGGCGTATGCCTGTGGGCGCCTGAGGATCTCGTAGTGTTCACAGGCGACACCCTGTTCAACATGGGTGTGGGCCGCACCGACCTAGAGGGCGGTGACGAGGGTGCACTGTGGAAGTCCATCCACGATGTGTTGTTTCCCATGGACGAACGAACCCGAGTCTATCCTGGGCATGGAGCGGCAACCACGATAGGCGATGAGATGGCTTGGAACGGGCCTTCTCGTTGA